The nucleotide sequence CCTTTTTGCCGAAAAAATCGAACAAGCATGAAAAGAAGCGCACAAGCGTCTACCGAGCGCCCCGTTACTTGACGGCTCCTTCAGGCTGTAGCGCCGTAATAATGCGGTCTTCCTGCATGGTGTTGTCGATCGCCTGCTGCAGGGTAGGTGGCTGCGGCAAAAAGCCGACATCGACCATATACGCAAAATAGGTACGAAGTAACTGTTCATCGAATGGTGGATAGGTAATGCCTGAATCTTTTAGCGCTTCTTGCAAATTCGACGAGTCGTATATACTCATATTCTCGTACAATTCCCACAGCGTACGGCTCTTGTAAATTTTTTCAGTCAACAGCGGCAAGAATGGCGCCAAAGCATTATCGTGACCCTTGTACTGCGTCACGCGTTCCGCCCAGACACTGTACGGCAGCTCCTCGAGCTGGTAGCCAAATGTAGCCCGTATTGCACCAAAGAATTCATTCAAGCCGGTGCTTTCTTGATGTGGCGGAACAATATGATACGCCTTATTAAAATTGCGTGAATCTCGACAGACAGCAACAATTGCCCGCGCCACATAATCGACCGGCACAAATTCTTTGCGCTGTCTGGGCAAGTTTGGATAAACACCAAGTTGAATGCAGCCTTTTACGAGCCGGGCCACGTAATCGTCGGTGTTGTTAACGCCGCTAATGCTGTCGCCCATAATAAAACCGGGGCGATGTACAGTGATGAGCATGCCACGCCGCTGAGCGATCCGCAAAATTTTCTCTGCTACCCATTTACTTTGGATATACCCAATGTCTTTGCTAACGGCTGCTTCACTGCGATCAAGGTCGTCGGCTTCGTAAATAGTAGTAATTTCCTCTAAAAAGCCGATTGGCCCAAAAACCGCCGCGGTCGATAAATAATGAACCGGCTTCGTACGGCCATGACCGGCAAATTCGAGGATGTTTTGGGTGCCAATAACGTTAGCCGGCTTATGAAGCTCGTACGATTGTATGTAATTTACCTTAGCGCCGTTATGGTACACCGTGTCTACAGCTCCCGCTAATTTCTCGTAGGATTGCCGCGACAACCCAAGATGTGGCCGCTCAAGCGAACCCGCGACCGGCTTTAGGTGCTTGGCGTAGTCATTATTCCATATGCCGTATTTCTCGAGGTTGCTTCGGATACGCTTCATGCCCTCACGCTGGTTTGCAGCGCGCACTAAACAGTAAATGGTTATTTGCGGTGAAGCTGCAATTAACTCCCGGATCAAAAACGCACCCAAAAACCCGGTCGCGCCAGTTAACAGTACTGCTGATTGCCTGTATGCATTTGGATTAAATACCTCTTTTGGCCGGATGTCATCGGCAAGCGCTACTTCTTCTGGTAGGCGCAGTGTTCGTTGCTGCTTGAGGCTAGCTAGTAACCGTGCGATGGTTGGCTGTTCATATAAAATCCCGGCCGTCAGTTCTGTCTTAAGCAGCCGCTGCATATCAACTGTTAGACGGGCCGCTAATAGCGAGTTGCCGCCAAGCGCAAAGAAATCATCCTCTATGCCGATTGGCTGCACGCGCAAAAGTGCTTGCCAGACTTCAACTAATTGCCGCTCTTGGTCATTTTGTGGTGCCACATACGGCGCACTGAGTGTCCGTTCGAAAGTTTGTAGCTGCAGCAAAGCTTTCTTGTCGACTTTGCCATTTGTGTTATGTGGCAACGACTCGAGCGCCATGATGTGCGCCGGCTGCATGTAGTCGGGCAACTTTTTGGCAAGGTAGTGCCTCAGGGAATCTGCGCGAAACGCTCTACCTGCGCGCGGCACCACAAAGGCGACGACCCGCTTGTCTCCAGCGGTTGGCTCTTGCACCACCACCGCACAGGCCTTAACGTTCTGGTGTTTAAGAATAGTATTCTCAATCTCACCCAGTTCGATACGAAAGCCGCGGATCTTGACCTGCTGGTCTATTCGACCCAAAAATTCCACCTCACCCTGGTGGTTCAGCTGCACCAAATCGCCAGTCTGATATACAATATCGTTTGGATCGCCCGTGACCGGATTAACAATAAATTTTTCCTTCGTTAACTCTGGTCGATTAAGATAGCCGAGCCCAACGCCCTGGCCACCAACAACAAGCTCGCCCGGGCTGCCTTCGGGGACTTCTCGCAGGTTTTTATCAAGAATGTATAACGTCGTTTCTGGGACTGCGCGACCTATCGGTACGTTCCCAGTCAGTTTTGCGCCTGGTCGAATACTATAAGAGGTCGCCATAATTGAATTTTCGGTTGGACCGTAAGCGTTAATTATCGTCGCCTTTAAGCGGGCACTGGCCCGCTGCGTAAGGGCTGGCAGCATTACGTCGCCGCCAGTGTAGATGCATTCTACATTACGCAGGTCATCTAAATGTTCTTCGATCATAATGTGATACAAGCTGGTGGTTAAAGTAAGAACAGTAACGCCATAGCGTTTTATTGCCTGACTGATACTTGCTGGCGTGGTATCATCGCTGTGAATTGCCAAGCGCGCACCATTCAACAGCGCCGTCCACAGTTCATACACCGAAAGATCGAACGACGTCTGGGCTTGCAACAGCAAAGTTTGCGGCCGCTTAAAATCAACGTATTTCGGCAGATGCTTAGCAATGCGCGTAATGCCGCGATGGGGAATCACCACACCCTTAGGCGTGCCGGTTGATCCGGAAGTATAAATCACATACAGCGGGTCATCACCAGAAAGATGCACCTTAGGCGTCGTATCGGGAAGCGCATTAATAAGAGTAGCTTCAGCGTCAAGCTTGATTGTCTTAATTGATAGCTTCGGTAGAGTTTCGGTGAGCAGGGAAGTGGTAATGAGCAGTCGTGTTTTTGTATCTTCAATAATAAAGGTGTATCGTTCAGCCGGGAGGCGCCGATCGACCGGCACATAAGCGGCACCGGTTTTTATAATAGCCAGGATGGTGACTGCTAACTCTATCGATCGATCAAGTGTAAACGCCACCAGGTCACCCTTTTTTACGCCTTGCCGCACCAGATAATTCGCCAAGCGGTTACTAGCCGCGTCGAGTTCTCTGTAGGTCATCACGCGGCCATCTTGAATTAGCGCTTGTGCGTCCGGATTATTGCGCACTTGCGCGCCAAACACCTCTACAACAGTCTGTTTCTGTGTCATCCCACCCCCGAATTTCAATTATCATTTTAAGTATACGCTGCTTTGTTTAAACTTTGCTTAAATCGACATTGTGCCACCTGCCGCTACTATGCAATACCTGAACTTTAAAGGCATGGAGGCGCAATATGCTACTGGGTTACCTAATGCCGCAAAGCGAATACCTTCGTCCGCCGGGAATAAGATTGAAAGTGCTCACCAAACTTGTCCACTAGGAAGTTTTGCGCGTAACTTGATCGGATTATTTCAGCCATAGTATCGAGGACAAAAACTTTACTTCTTAATTGCTTTTTGCGGTTTTTTATTGTAGAGTAGATAAGTTCCTTGACAAGTCACCGGGAGCTATTCATCTCTTAGCAGCAGGTGAGTGGCTTCTGGTAGCTGACTGTTCGTGAAACGGAAGGATTACCATGCCTGACACGCAGCGTGACCTTGCCCCGAGTGCCCCCGGCGGCTCCAAGATCGAGCTGCCGCAGCTCACTGGCAGTCTCGCTTTTGCCAACGGCCCGGCGGCCCGAGCGCTACTGGAGTTTGCTCGTGTTTCTGGCTTCGGCTCACTCGAGAATCTCAACTTGATTGGCATCAACGAGGCACAGCAGGAGTTCGTCGACTGGATCGTGAAGCACTACGCTGAGATCCCGCAGCTCCGCGATCTGACTTCGATGACTAGTCACGACTGGGAAGTGCTCAACAACTTCTTGGTTAGCAACGGCTTCGACCCGCTGTTCACGCAGTTCGACCCGAACGACCTGGGCATCTGCTCGATCGTCAAGAAGGCCATGGAATGGACAGCGGCCGGCACGCCGACCTCCATTTACCGCGACGCGGATGGCAAGTCCTATCCGGGCTTCAAGCTCGAAGGGGATGCCGCACAGGTTCAGTCGCTCCAGCACGGCGTATTCTCGCGGCGCATCGCCATCGCCACGAAGGGCCACGAGACCATCTATTTGGCGATGCTGCCAGAAGAGATGGAAGGCCCGCGAGACGGTGCTCATTTGCTCCAGATGGCTCGTCAGATGCTGGCGGCACGTGCGCGCACCGATTACGGCTTCAGCGGCGCCATCATTCCGATGATCACCTTCGACCAGGTTGCCGAGCTGAACTGGCTTGATGG is from Verrucomicrobiia bacterium and encodes:
- a CDS encoding amino acid adenylation domain-containing protein, with the translated sequence MTQKQTVVEVFGAQVRNNPDAQALIQDGRVMTYRELDAASNRLANYLVRQGVKKGDLVAFTLDRSIELAVTILAIIKTGAAYVPVDRRLPAERYTFIIEDTKTRLLITTSLLTETLPKLSIKTIKLDAEATLINALPDTTPKVHLSGDDPLYVIYTSGSTGTPKGVVIPHRGITRIAKHLPKYVDFKRPQTLLLQAQTSFDLSVYELWTALLNGARLAIHSDDTTPASISQAIKRYGVTVLTLTTSLYHIMIEEHLDDLRNVECIYTGGDVMLPALTQRASARLKATIINAYGPTENSIMATSYSIRPGAKLTGNVPIGRAVPETTLYILDKNLREVPEGSPGELVVGGQGVGLGYLNRPELTKEKFIVNPVTGDPNDIVYQTGDLVQLNHQGEVEFLGRIDQQVKIRGFRIELGEIENTILKHQNVKACAVVVQEPTAGDKRVVAFVVPRAGRAFRADSLRHYLAKKLPDYMQPAHIMALESLPHNTNGKVDKKALLQLQTFERTLSAPYVAPQNDQERQLVEVWQALLRVQPIGIEDDFFALGGNSLLAARLTVDMQRLLKTELTAGILYEQPTIARLLASLKQQRTLRLPEEVALADDIRPKEVFNPNAYRQSAVLLTGATGFLGAFLIRELIAASPQITIYCLVRAANQREGMKRIRSNLEKYGIWNNDYAKHLKPVAGSLERPHLGLSRQSYEKLAGAVDTVYHNGAKVNYIQSYELHKPANVIGTQNILEFAGHGRTKPVHYLSTAAVFGPIGFLEEITTIYEADDLDRSEAAVSKDIGYIQSKWVAEKILRIAQRRGMLITVHRPGFIMGDSISGVNNTDDYVARLVKGCIQLGVYPNLPRQRKEFVPVDYVARAIVAVCRDSRNFNKAYHIVPPHQESTGLNEFFGAIRATFGYQLEELPYSVWAERVTQYKGHDNALAPFLPLLTEKIYKSRTLWELYENMSIYDSSNLQEALKDSGITYPPFDEQLLRTYFAYMVDVGFLPQPPTLQQAIDNTMQEDRIITALQPEGAVK